One Festucalex cinctus isolate MCC-2025b chromosome 3, RoL_Fcin_1.0, whole genome shotgun sequence DNA window includes the following coding sequences:
- the LOC144016310 gene encoding suppressor of tumorigenicity 7 protein homolog isoform X1, whose amino-acid sequence MFGTESSLSMFLNTLTPKFYVALTGTSSLISGLILIFEWWYFRKYGTSFIEQVSVSHLRPLLGGVDSSSPSSSSASNGDADSSRQSVSECKVWRNPLNLFRGAEYNRYTWVTGREPLTYYDMNLSAQDHQTFFTCDSDHLRPADAIMQKAWRERNPQARISAAHEALELEDCATAYILLAEEEATTIMEAERLFKQALKAGEGCYRRSQQLQHHGTQYEAQHRRDTNVLVYIKRRLAMCSRKLGRTREAVKMMRDLCVFQLMKEFPLLSMFNIHENLLESLLELQNYADVQAVLAKYDDISLPKSATICYTAALLKARAVSDKFSPEAASRRGLSTAEMNAVEAIHRAVEFNPHVPKVSPTHGHAGGHVTDSDVSLRLPQYLLEMKSLILPPEHILKRGDSEAIAYAFFHLQHWKRVEGALNLLHCTWEGTFRMIPYPLEKGHLFYPYPICTETADRELLPMFHEVSVYPKKELPFFILFTAGLCSFTAMLALLTHQFPELMGVFAKAFLSTLFAPLNFIMEKVESILPSSLWHQLTRI is encoded by the exons ATGTTCGGCACAGAGTCGTCAC TAAGCATGTTTCTTAACACCCTGACACCCAAGTTCTATGTGGCTCTGACGGGCACCTCCTCCCTCATATCAGGACTTATTTTG ATCTTCGAGTGGTGGTACTTCAGGAAGTATGGCACCTCCTTCATCGAGCAGGTGTCTGTGAGCCACCTGCGCCCCCTGCTGGGCGGCGTGGACAGCAGCTCCCCCAGCAGCTCCAGCGCCAGCAACGGCGACGCTGACTCCAGTCGGCAAAGTGTGTCAG AATGTAAAGTTTGGAGAAACCCTTTGAATTTATTCCGAGGAGCCGAGTACAATCG GTACACGTGGGTGACGGGCCGAGAGCCGCTAACGTACTACGACATGAACCTGTCGGCGCAGGACCACCAAACCTTCTTCACCTGCGACTCGGACCACCTGCGGCCCGCCGACGCCA tCATGCAGAAGGCGTGGAGGGAGAGAAACCCGCAAGCACGCATCTCAGCTGCACATGAAGCTCTGGAACTGGAAGA CTGCGCGACGGCGTACATCCTGCTGGCCGAGGAGGAGGCCACCACCATCATGGAGGCCGAGCGCCTGTTCAAGCAGGCGTTGAAAGCCGGCGAGGGATGCTACCGGCGCAGCCAGCAGCTCCAGCACCACGGCACGCAGTACGAGGCCCAGCACA GAAGAGACACCAACGTGTTAGTGTACATCAAGAGGAGACTGGCCATGTGCTCCAGAAAGCTTGGCCGGACGAGAGAGGCAGTGAAAATGATGAGAGAT TTGTGTGTTTTCCAGTTAATGAAGGAGTTCCCTCTCCTCAGTATGTTCAACATCCACGAAAACCTGCTGGAGTCGCTGCTGGAGCTGCAAAACTACGCAGACGTGCAGGCCGTACTGGCCAAGTACGACG ATATTAGTTTACCCAAATCTGCAACAATATGCTACACAGCAGCTTTGCTCAAAGCCAGAGCCGTGTCAGACAA GTTCTCTCCAGAGGCCGCGTCGAGACGAGGTTTGAGCACCGCAGAGATGAATGCAGTAGAAGCCATTCACAGAGCTGTGGAGTTCAACCCTCACGTTCCTAAAGTTAGTCCCACACACGGTCACGCTGGTGGTCACGTGACTGACTCTGATGTATCATTGCGACTCCCTCAGTACCTTCTGGAGATGAAGAGTCTGATCCTTCCTCCGGAGCACATCCTCAAGCGAGGAGACAGCGAGGCCATCGCGTACGCCTTCTTCCACCTGCAGCACTGGAAGCGCGTCGAGGGAGCGCTCAATCTGCTGCACTGCACTTGGGAGGGCA CGTTCAGAATGATCCCGTATCCTTTGGAGAAAGGTCATCTCTTCTATCCTTATCCCATCTGCACAGAGACGGCAGACAGAGAGCTGCTACCCA TGTTCCACGAGGTGTCTGTGTACCCCAAGAAGGAGCTCCccttcttcatcctcttcacGGCCGGCCTCTGCTCCTTCACCGCCATGCTGGCATTGCTCACGCATCAGTTTCCGGAACTCATGGGCGTCTTTGCCAAAGCG TTCCTGAGCACACTGTTTGCGCCGCTCAACTTCATCATGGAGAAGGTGGAGAGCATCCTGCCGTCCAGCCTCTGGCACCAGCTCACACGCATCTGA
- the LOC144016310 gene encoding suppressor of tumorigenicity 7 protein homolog isoform X3, with protein sequence MFGTESSLSMFLNTLTPKFYVALTGTSSLISGLILIFEWWYFRKYGTSFIEQVSVSHLRPLLGGVDSSSPSSSSASNGDADSSRQSVSECKVWRNPLNLFRGAEYNRYTWVTGREPLTYYDMNLSAQDHQTFFTCDSDHLRPADAIMQKAWRERNPQARISAAHEALELEDCATAYILLAEEEATTIMEAERLFKQALKAGEGCYRRSQQLQHHGTQYEAQHRRDTNVLVYIKRRLAMCSRKLGRTREAVKMMRDLCVFQLMKEFPLLSMFNIHENLLESLLELQNYADVQAVLAKYDDISLPKSATICYTAALLKARAVSDKFSPEAASRRGLSTAEMNAVEAIHRAVEFNPHVPKYLLEMKSLILPPEHILKRGDSEAIAYAFFHLQHWKRVEGALNLLHCTWEGNVSMCVAFRMIPYPLEKGHLFYPYPICTETADRELLPTVFHEVSVYPKKELPFFILFTAGLCSFTAMLALLTHQFPELMGVFAKAFLSTLFAPLNFIMEKVESILPSSLWHQLTRI encoded by the exons ATGTTCGGCACAGAGTCGTCAC TAAGCATGTTTCTTAACACCCTGACACCCAAGTTCTATGTGGCTCTGACGGGCACCTCCTCCCTCATATCAGGACTTATTTTG ATCTTCGAGTGGTGGTACTTCAGGAAGTATGGCACCTCCTTCATCGAGCAGGTGTCTGTGAGCCACCTGCGCCCCCTGCTGGGCGGCGTGGACAGCAGCTCCCCCAGCAGCTCCAGCGCCAGCAACGGCGACGCTGACTCCAGTCGGCAAAGTGTGTCAG AATGTAAAGTTTGGAGAAACCCTTTGAATTTATTCCGAGGAGCCGAGTACAATCG GTACACGTGGGTGACGGGCCGAGAGCCGCTAACGTACTACGACATGAACCTGTCGGCGCAGGACCACCAAACCTTCTTCACCTGCGACTCGGACCACCTGCGGCCCGCCGACGCCA tCATGCAGAAGGCGTGGAGGGAGAGAAACCCGCAAGCACGCATCTCAGCTGCACATGAAGCTCTGGAACTGGAAGA CTGCGCGACGGCGTACATCCTGCTGGCCGAGGAGGAGGCCACCACCATCATGGAGGCCGAGCGCCTGTTCAAGCAGGCGTTGAAAGCCGGCGAGGGATGCTACCGGCGCAGCCAGCAGCTCCAGCACCACGGCACGCAGTACGAGGCCCAGCACA GAAGAGACACCAACGTGTTAGTGTACATCAAGAGGAGACTGGCCATGTGCTCCAGAAAGCTTGGCCGGACGAGAGAGGCAGTGAAAATGATGAGAGAT TTGTGTGTTTTCCAGTTAATGAAGGAGTTCCCTCTCCTCAGTATGTTCAACATCCACGAAAACCTGCTGGAGTCGCTGCTGGAGCTGCAAAACTACGCAGACGTGCAGGCCGTACTGGCCAAGTACGACG ATATTAGTTTACCCAAATCTGCAACAATATGCTACACAGCAGCTTTGCTCAAAGCCAGAGCCGTGTCAGACAA GTTCTCTCCAGAGGCCGCGTCGAGACGAGGTTTGAGCACCGCAGAGATGAATGCAGTAGAAGCCATTCACAGAGCTGTGGAGTTCAACCCTCACGTTCCTAAA TACCTTCTGGAGATGAAGAGTCTGATCCTTCCTCCGGAGCACATCCTCAAGCGAGGAGACAGCGAGGCCATCGCGTACGCCTTCTTCCACCTGCAGCACTGGAAGCGCGTCGAGGGAGCGCTCAATCTGCTGCACTGCACTTGGGAGGGCA ACGTTTCCATGTGCGTAGCGTTCAGAATGATCCCGTATCCTTTGGAGAAAGGTCATCTCTTCTATCCTTATCCCATCTGCACAGAGACGGCAGACAGAGAGCTGCTACCCA CAGTGTTCCACGAGGTGTCTGTGTACCCCAAGAAGGAGCTCCccttcttcatcctcttcacGGCCGGCCTCTGCTCCTTCACCGCCATGCTGGCATTGCTCACGCATCAGTTTCCGGAACTCATGGGCGTCTTTGCCAAAGCG TTCCTGAGCACACTGTTTGCGCCGCTCAACTTCATCATGGAGAAGGTGGAGAGCATCCTGCCGTCCAGCCTCTGGCACCAGCTCACACGCATCTGA
- the LOC144016310 gene encoding suppressor of tumorigenicity 7 protein homolog isoform X4 — protein sequence MFGTESSLSMFLNTLTPKFYVALTGTSSLISGLILIFEWWYFRKYGTSFIEQVSVSHLRPLLGGVDSSSPSSSSASNGDADSSRQSVSECKVWRNPLNLFRGAEYNRYTWVTGREPLTYYDMNLSAQDHQTFFTCDSDHLRPADAIMQKAWRERNPQARISAAHEALELEDCATAYILLAEEEATTIMEAERLFKQALKAGEGCYRRSQQLQHHGTQYEAQHRRDTNVLVYIKRRLAMCSRKLGRTREAVKMMRDLCVFQLMKEFPLLSMFNIHENLLESLLELQNYADVQAVLAKYDDISLPKSATICYTAALLKARAVSDKFSPEAASRRGLSTAEMNAVEAIHRAVEFNPHVPKYLLEMKSLILPPEHILKRGDSEAIAYAFFHLQHWKRVEGALNLLHCTWEGNVSMCVAFRMIPYPLEKGHLFYPYPICTETADRELLPMFHEVSVYPKKELPFFILFTAGLCSFTAMLALLTHQFPELMGVFAKAFLSTLFAPLNFIMEKVESILPSSLWHQLTRI from the exons ATGTTCGGCACAGAGTCGTCAC TAAGCATGTTTCTTAACACCCTGACACCCAAGTTCTATGTGGCTCTGACGGGCACCTCCTCCCTCATATCAGGACTTATTTTG ATCTTCGAGTGGTGGTACTTCAGGAAGTATGGCACCTCCTTCATCGAGCAGGTGTCTGTGAGCCACCTGCGCCCCCTGCTGGGCGGCGTGGACAGCAGCTCCCCCAGCAGCTCCAGCGCCAGCAACGGCGACGCTGACTCCAGTCGGCAAAGTGTGTCAG AATGTAAAGTTTGGAGAAACCCTTTGAATTTATTCCGAGGAGCCGAGTACAATCG GTACACGTGGGTGACGGGCCGAGAGCCGCTAACGTACTACGACATGAACCTGTCGGCGCAGGACCACCAAACCTTCTTCACCTGCGACTCGGACCACCTGCGGCCCGCCGACGCCA tCATGCAGAAGGCGTGGAGGGAGAGAAACCCGCAAGCACGCATCTCAGCTGCACATGAAGCTCTGGAACTGGAAGA CTGCGCGACGGCGTACATCCTGCTGGCCGAGGAGGAGGCCACCACCATCATGGAGGCCGAGCGCCTGTTCAAGCAGGCGTTGAAAGCCGGCGAGGGATGCTACCGGCGCAGCCAGCAGCTCCAGCACCACGGCACGCAGTACGAGGCCCAGCACA GAAGAGACACCAACGTGTTAGTGTACATCAAGAGGAGACTGGCCATGTGCTCCAGAAAGCTTGGCCGGACGAGAGAGGCAGTGAAAATGATGAGAGAT TTGTGTGTTTTCCAGTTAATGAAGGAGTTCCCTCTCCTCAGTATGTTCAACATCCACGAAAACCTGCTGGAGTCGCTGCTGGAGCTGCAAAACTACGCAGACGTGCAGGCCGTACTGGCCAAGTACGACG ATATTAGTTTACCCAAATCTGCAACAATATGCTACACAGCAGCTTTGCTCAAAGCCAGAGCCGTGTCAGACAA GTTCTCTCCAGAGGCCGCGTCGAGACGAGGTTTGAGCACCGCAGAGATGAATGCAGTAGAAGCCATTCACAGAGCTGTGGAGTTCAACCCTCACGTTCCTAAA TACCTTCTGGAGATGAAGAGTCTGATCCTTCCTCCGGAGCACATCCTCAAGCGAGGAGACAGCGAGGCCATCGCGTACGCCTTCTTCCACCTGCAGCACTGGAAGCGCGTCGAGGGAGCGCTCAATCTGCTGCACTGCACTTGGGAGGGCA ACGTTTCCATGTGCGTAGCGTTCAGAATGATCCCGTATCCTTTGGAGAAAGGTCATCTCTTCTATCCTTATCCCATCTGCACAGAGACGGCAGACAGAGAGCTGCTACCCA TGTTCCACGAGGTGTCTGTGTACCCCAAGAAGGAGCTCCccttcttcatcctcttcacGGCCGGCCTCTGCTCCTTCACCGCCATGCTGGCATTGCTCACGCATCAGTTTCCGGAACTCATGGGCGTCTTTGCCAAAGCG TTCCTGAGCACACTGTTTGCGCCGCTCAACTTCATCATGGAGAAGGTGGAGAGCATCCTGCCGTCCAGCCTCTGGCACCAGCTCACACGCATCTGA
- the LOC144016310 gene encoding suppressor of tumorigenicity 7 protein homolog isoform X6 has product MFGTESSLSMFLNTLTPKFYVALTGTSSLISGLILIFEWWYFRKYGTSFIEQVSVSHLRPLLGGVDSSSPSSSSASNGDADSSRQSVSECKVWRNPLNLFRGAEYNRYTWVTGREPLTYYDMNLSAQDHQTFFTCDSDHLRPADAIMQKAWRERNPQARISAAHEALELEDCATAYILLAEEEATTIMEAERLFKQALKAGEGCYRRSQQLQHHGTQYEAQHRRDTNVLVYIKRRLAMCSRKLGRTREAVKMMRDLCVFQLMKEFPLLSMFNIHENLLESLLELQNYADVQAVLAKYDDISLPKSATICYTAALLKARAVSDKFSPEAASRRGLSTAEMNAVEAIHRAVEFNPHVPKYLLEMKSLILPPEHILKRGDSEAIAYAFFHLQHWKRVEGALNLLHCTWEGTFRMIPYPLEKGHLFYPYPICTETADRELLPTVFHEVSVYPKKELPFFILFTAGLCSFTAMLALLTHQFPELMGVFAKAFLSTLFAPLNFIMEKVESILPSSLWHQLTRI; this is encoded by the exons ATGTTCGGCACAGAGTCGTCAC TAAGCATGTTTCTTAACACCCTGACACCCAAGTTCTATGTGGCTCTGACGGGCACCTCCTCCCTCATATCAGGACTTATTTTG ATCTTCGAGTGGTGGTACTTCAGGAAGTATGGCACCTCCTTCATCGAGCAGGTGTCTGTGAGCCACCTGCGCCCCCTGCTGGGCGGCGTGGACAGCAGCTCCCCCAGCAGCTCCAGCGCCAGCAACGGCGACGCTGACTCCAGTCGGCAAAGTGTGTCAG AATGTAAAGTTTGGAGAAACCCTTTGAATTTATTCCGAGGAGCCGAGTACAATCG GTACACGTGGGTGACGGGCCGAGAGCCGCTAACGTACTACGACATGAACCTGTCGGCGCAGGACCACCAAACCTTCTTCACCTGCGACTCGGACCACCTGCGGCCCGCCGACGCCA tCATGCAGAAGGCGTGGAGGGAGAGAAACCCGCAAGCACGCATCTCAGCTGCACATGAAGCTCTGGAACTGGAAGA CTGCGCGACGGCGTACATCCTGCTGGCCGAGGAGGAGGCCACCACCATCATGGAGGCCGAGCGCCTGTTCAAGCAGGCGTTGAAAGCCGGCGAGGGATGCTACCGGCGCAGCCAGCAGCTCCAGCACCACGGCACGCAGTACGAGGCCCAGCACA GAAGAGACACCAACGTGTTAGTGTACATCAAGAGGAGACTGGCCATGTGCTCCAGAAAGCTTGGCCGGACGAGAGAGGCAGTGAAAATGATGAGAGAT TTGTGTGTTTTCCAGTTAATGAAGGAGTTCCCTCTCCTCAGTATGTTCAACATCCACGAAAACCTGCTGGAGTCGCTGCTGGAGCTGCAAAACTACGCAGACGTGCAGGCCGTACTGGCCAAGTACGACG ATATTAGTTTACCCAAATCTGCAACAATATGCTACACAGCAGCTTTGCTCAAAGCCAGAGCCGTGTCAGACAA GTTCTCTCCAGAGGCCGCGTCGAGACGAGGTTTGAGCACCGCAGAGATGAATGCAGTAGAAGCCATTCACAGAGCTGTGGAGTTCAACCCTCACGTTCCTAAA TACCTTCTGGAGATGAAGAGTCTGATCCTTCCTCCGGAGCACATCCTCAAGCGAGGAGACAGCGAGGCCATCGCGTACGCCTTCTTCCACCTGCAGCACTGGAAGCGCGTCGAGGGAGCGCTCAATCTGCTGCACTGCACTTGGGAGGGCA CGTTCAGAATGATCCCGTATCCTTTGGAGAAAGGTCATCTCTTCTATCCTTATCCCATCTGCACAGAGACGGCAGACAGAGAGCTGCTACCCA CAGTGTTCCACGAGGTGTCTGTGTACCCCAAGAAGGAGCTCCccttcttcatcctcttcacGGCCGGCCTCTGCTCCTTCACCGCCATGCTGGCATTGCTCACGCATCAGTTTCCGGAACTCATGGGCGTCTTTGCCAAAGCG TTCCTGAGCACACTGTTTGCGCCGCTCAACTTCATCATGGAGAAGGTGGAGAGCATCCTGCCGTCCAGCCTCTGGCACCAGCTCACACGCATCTGA
- the LOC144016310 gene encoding suppressor of tumorigenicity 7 protein homolog isoform X7: protein MFGTESSLSMFLNTLTPKFYVALTGTSSLISGLILIFEWWYFRKYGTSFIEQVSVSHLRPLLGGVDSSSPSSSSASNGDADSSRQSVSECKVWRNPLNLFRGAEYNRYTWVTGREPLTYYDMNLSAQDHQTFFTCDSDHLRPADAIMQKAWRERNPQARISAAHEALELEDCATAYILLAEEEATTIMEAERLFKQALKAGEGCYRRSQQLQHHGTQYEAQHRRDTNVLVYIKRRLAMCSRKLGRTREAVKMMRDLCVFQLMKEFPLLSMFNIHENLLESLLELQNYADVQAVLAKYDDISLPKSATICYTAALLKARAVSDKFSPEAASRRGLSTAEMNAVEAIHRAVEFNPHVPKYLLEMKSLILPPEHILKRGDSEAIAYAFFHLQHWKRVEGALNLLHCTWEGTFRMIPYPLEKGHLFYPYPICTETADRELLPMFHEVSVYPKKELPFFILFTAGLCSFTAMLALLTHQFPELMGVFAKAFLSTLFAPLNFIMEKVESILPSSLWHQLTRI from the exons ATGTTCGGCACAGAGTCGTCAC TAAGCATGTTTCTTAACACCCTGACACCCAAGTTCTATGTGGCTCTGACGGGCACCTCCTCCCTCATATCAGGACTTATTTTG ATCTTCGAGTGGTGGTACTTCAGGAAGTATGGCACCTCCTTCATCGAGCAGGTGTCTGTGAGCCACCTGCGCCCCCTGCTGGGCGGCGTGGACAGCAGCTCCCCCAGCAGCTCCAGCGCCAGCAACGGCGACGCTGACTCCAGTCGGCAAAGTGTGTCAG AATGTAAAGTTTGGAGAAACCCTTTGAATTTATTCCGAGGAGCCGAGTACAATCG GTACACGTGGGTGACGGGCCGAGAGCCGCTAACGTACTACGACATGAACCTGTCGGCGCAGGACCACCAAACCTTCTTCACCTGCGACTCGGACCACCTGCGGCCCGCCGACGCCA tCATGCAGAAGGCGTGGAGGGAGAGAAACCCGCAAGCACGCATCTCAGCTGCACATGAAGCTCTGGAACTGGAAGA CTGCGCGACGGCGTACATCCTGCTGGCCGAGGAGGAGGCCACCACCATCATGGAGGCCGAGCGCCTGTTCAAGCAGGCGTTGAAAGCCGGCGAGGGATGCTACCGGCGCAGCCAGCAGCTCCAGCACCACGGCACGCAGTACGAGGCCCAGCACA GAAGAGACACCAACGTGTTAGTGTACATCAAGAGGAGACTGGCCATGTGCTCCAGAAAGCTTGGCCGGACGAGAGAGGCAGTGAAAATGATGAGAGAT TTGTGTGTTTTCCAGTTAATGAAGGAGTTCCCTCTCCTCAGTATGTTCAACATCCACGAAAACCTGCTGGAGTCGCTGCTGGAGCTGCAAAACTACGCAGACGTGCAGGCCGTACTGGCCAAGTACGACG ATATTAGTTTACCCAAATCTGCAACAATATGCTACACAGCAGCTTTGCTCAAAGCCAGAGCCGTGTCAGACAA GTTCTCTCCAGAGGCCGCGTCGAGACGAGGTTTGAGCACCGCAGAGATGAATGCAGTAGAAGCCATTCACAGAGCTGTGGAGTTCAACCCTCACGTTCCTAAA TACCTTCTGGAGATGAAGAGTCTGATCCTTCCTCCGGAGCACATCCTCAAGCGAGGAGACAGCGAGGCCATCGCGTACGCCTTCTTCCACCTGCAGCACTGGAAGCGCGTCGAGGGAGCGCTCAATCTGCTGCACTGCACTTGGGAGGGCA CGTTCAGAATGATCCCGTATCCTTTGGAGAAAGGTCATCTCTTCTATCCTTATCCCATCTGCACAGAGACGGCAGACAGAGAGCTGCTACCCA TGTTCCACGAGGTGTCTGTGTACCCCAAGAAGGAGCTCCccttcttcatcctcttcacGGCCGGCCTCTGCTCCTTCACCGCCATGCTGGCATTGCTCACGCATCAGTTTCCGGAACTCATGGGCGTCTTTGCCAAAGCG TTCCTGAGCACACTGTTTGCGCCGCTCAACTTCATCATGGAGAAGGTGGAGAGCATCCTGCCGTCCAGCCTCTGGCACCAGCTCACACGCATCTGA
- the LOC144016310 gene encoding suppressor of tumorigenicity 7 protein homolog isoform X9 — protein MFGTESSLSMFLNTLTPKFYVALTGTSSLISGLILIFEWWYFRKYGTSFIEQVSVSHLRPLLGGVDSSSPSSSSASNGDADSSRQSVSECKVWRNPLNLFRGAEYNRYTWVTGREPLTYYDMNLSAQDHQTFFTCDSDHLRPADAIMQKAWRERNPQARISAAHEALELEDCATAYILLAEEEATTIMEAERLFKQALKAGEGCYRRSQQLQHHGTQYEAQHRRDTNVLVYIKRRLAMCSRKLGRTREAVKMMRDLMKEFPLLSMFNIHENLLESLLELQNYADVQAVLAKYDDISLPKSATICYTAALLKARAVSDKFSPEAASRRGLSTAEMNAVEAIHRAVEFNPHVPKYLLEMKSLILPPEHILKRGDSEAIAYAFFHLQHWKRVEGALNLLHCTWEGTFRMIPYPLEKGHLFYPYPICTETADRELLPMFHEVSVYPKKELPFFILFTAGLCSFTAMLALLTHQFPELMGVFAKAFLSTLFAPLNFIMEKVESILPSSLWHQLTRI, from the exons ATGTTCGGCACAGAGTCGTCAC TAAGCATGTTTCTTAACACCCTGACACCCAAGTTCTATGTGGCTCTGACGGGCACCTCCTCCCTCATATCAGGACTTATTTTG ATCTTCGAGTGGTGGTACTTCAGGAAGTATGGCACCTCCTTCATCGAGCAGGTGTCTGTGAGCCACCTGCGCCCCCTGCTGGGCGGCGTGGACAGCAGCTCCCCCAGCAGCTCCAGCGCCAGCAACGGCGACGCTGACTCCAGTCGGCAAAGTGTGTCAG AATGTAAAGTTTGGAGAAACCCTTTGAATTTATTCCGAGGAGCCGAGTACAATCG GTACACGTGGGTGACGGGCCGAGAGCCGCTAACGTACTACGACATGAACCTGTCGGCGCAGGACCACCAAACCTTCTTCACCTGCGACTCGGACCACCTGCGGCCCGCCGACGCCA tCATGCAGAAGGCGTGGAGGGAGAGAAACCCGCAAGCACGCATCTCAGCTGCACATGAAGCTCTGGAACTGGAAGA CTGCGCGACGGCGTACATCCTGCTGGCCGAGGAGGAGGCCACCACCATCATGGAGGCCGAGCGCCTGTTCAAGCAGGCGTTGAAAGCCGGCGAGGGATGCTACCGGCGCAGCCAGCAGCTCCAGCACCACGGCACGCAGTACGAGGCCCAGCACA GAAGAGACACCAACGTGTTAGTGTACATCAAGAGGAGACTGGCCATGTGCTCCAGAAAGCTTGGCCGGACGAGAGAGGCAGTGAAAATGATGAGAGAT TTAATGAAGGAGTTCCCTCTCCTCAGTATGTTCAACATCCACGAAAACCTGCTGGAGTCGCTGCTGGAGCTGCAAAACTACGCAGACGTGCAGGCCGTACTGGCCAAGTACGACG ATATTAGTTTACCCAAATCTGCAACAATATGCTACACAGCAGCTTTGCTCAAAGCCAGAGCCGTGTCAGACAA GTTCTCTCCAGAGGCCGCGTCGAGACGAGGTTTGAGCACCGCAGAGATGAATGCAGTAGAAGCCATTCACAGAGCTGTGGAGTTCAACCCTCACGTTCCTAAA TACCTTCTGGAGATGAAGAGTCTGATCCTTCCTCCGGAGCACATCCTCAAGCGAGGAGACAGCGAGGCCATCGCGTACGCCTTCTTCCACCTGCAGCACTGGAAGCGCGTCGAGGGAGCGCTCAATCTGCTGCACTGCACTTGGGAGGGCA CGTTCAGAATGATCCCGTATCCTTTGGAGAAAGGTCATCTCTTCTATCCTTATCCCATCTGCACAGAGACGGCAGACAGAGAGCTGCTACCCA TGTTCCACGAGGTGTCTGTGTACCCCAAGAAGGAGCTCCccttcttcatcctcttcacGGCCGGCCTCTGCTCCTTCACCGCCATGCTGGCATTGCTCACGCATCAGTTTCCGGAACTCATGGGCGTCTTTGCCAAAGCG TTCCTGAGCACACTGTTTGCGCCGCTCAACTTCATCATGGAGAAGGTGGAGAGCATCCTGCCGTCCAGCCTCTGGCACCAGCTCACACGCATCTGA